The Achromobacter deleyi region ACATGGTGATCCTGGATACGGCGCCCGTGCTGTCGTCCCCGGATGCGGCCGTGGTGGGCACGCATGCGGCGGCGGTGATGGTGGTGGTGCGTTCCGGCATGAACACGGTCGGCGAGATCCGGGAAACGGCCAAGCGCCTGATCCAGGCCGGCGCGCCGGTCGACGGCGTGATCTTCAATGGTCTCAAACTCTTGCCGGAACGCTTCGGCTTCCGGTCCAAGTACGGTGGTTATCGATACTCCCGTGCGGCGTACTACGGCGATTTCAAACAGAACGGCCCCAAGTAACGCCACCCGGAGAAACTGGCATGCACGGAACTTTTGGCTGGGACACCCCGCAAATTCTGGATGCGGTTTTCAAGGCTTATGACATACGCGGCACAGTACCGGACGAGATCGACGCGCGGTTCGCGCACAGCCTGGGCATGGCGGTGGGCACCAAGGCGCGCGAACAGGGGGCGCGGTCTATCGTGGTGGGGCGGGACGGCAGGCTGAGCAGCGTCGAGCTGGCCGCGGCGCTGCAGGCCGGCCTGCGTTCGGCCGGCCTGCATGTCATCGATATCGGCATGGCGACCACGCCGATGGTGTATTTCACGACCCGGCTCATGGACACGGGCGCGGGCATCGCGGTCACGGGCAGCCACAATCCGCCCGCGCACAACGGCTTCAAAGTCGTGCTGGAAGGCGGATCGCTGTATGGCGAGGGCATCACCGCGCTGCGCGACGCAATGCGCCTGCCGATCGAGTCGGCGGGCACGGCTGGCGGCCGCACGCAGATGCAGATCATGCCCTGCTATGCGGCGCGCCTGGTGGGCGATATCCGCATGGCCCGGCCCATGAAGATCGCGATCGACTGCGGCAGCGGCGTGGCGGGCGCGGTGGCGCCGGCGCTGTTTCGCGCGCTGGGCTGCGAAGTGACCGAACTGTTCTGCGAGGTGGATGGATCTTTCCCGGGCCATCACCCGGACCCGGCCGATCCGCACAACCTGCAGGACTTGATCTATTGCCTGCGCTATTCCGATTGCGAGGTCGGCCTGGCGTTCGACGGCGACGGCGACCGGCTGGGCGTGGTGACGAAGTCGGGGCAGATCATCTGGCCGGACCGTCAGCTGATCCTGTTCGCCCGCGATGTGCTGGCGCGCAACCCGGGCGCCGAGATCATC contains the following coding sequences:
- a CDS encoding phosphomannomutase/phosphoglucomutase, translating into MHGTFGWDTPQILDAVFKAYDIRGTVPDEIDARFAHSLGMAVGTKAREQGARSIVVGRDGRLSSVELAAALQAGLRSAGLHVIDIGMATTPMVYFTTRLMDTGAGIAVTGSHNPPAHNGFKVVLEGGSLYGEGITALRDAMRLPIESAGTAGGRTQMQIMPCYAARLVGDIRMARPMKIAIDCGSGVAGAVAPALFRALGCEVTELFCEVDGSFPGHHPDPADPHNLQDLIYCLRYSDCEVGLAFDGDGDRLGVVTKSGQIIWPDRQLILFARDVLARNPGAEIIYDVKCSRHVPRAITEAGGKATMWKTGHSLIKAKMRESGALLAGEMSGHIFFKERWYGFDDGIYAAARLLEILSSAPDPSALLEGLPQSCATPEIKLETAEGENVELVDALRAHGEFPGAVSINDLDGIRVDYADGFGLARPSNTTPTVVLRFEGDNVAALARIEEDFRNAFRRIAPHVRLPF